In Eremothecium gossypii ATCC 10895 chromosome V, complete sequence, the genomic stretch TCATCAGGTATATTCCTGAACGATGTGTTATTAATCTCCTCAAAAGCACCAGGGTGCAACATGACCATGCAAGAAAGAAAGCTTAGCACTGACATATGAGTGATATTTTCCACATTATCCGGATTGCCCGTCATACGAGGATGGTTAGACGCGTGTTCGCCTGTATCTGGCACAGTACTAGGGCGCATTGGATCATCGACGGAATTTGTAATAACGATTGTTGCAGAGCTGATTGAGTGCGCAGCATTACTGCCTTTGGCTGGGCTCGTACCATCACCAGGAATGGAGGAAGTAGATCCGCCTGCAGATGTCGGCGATGACATCGTAGACTGCAGTGTCGGCGACTCAGTCAATATATGTGTGACGCTGAATGAGTTGTAAATTTCTTCAAATAGAAATGATGCTTCCTTTATTAAAAGTTGAGTCGACTGGTCTTCAGGATGATACTTAATTCTGTCGATAACATCCAAATACTCCTGTGGCCTCGAAAGTATCCAAGTTGTCATCGCCTGGGAAACAAACTTCAGAAGCACTTCTTGGTATACTGACTTCTTAAAGTAGGTGACCATCTTTGACACTAGCTCAAGGAAGCTGACCAGATATTTGTTTGTGATGAAATAAAAAGAAAATGCATCGAGATATGTGGCAATATCGGTCTCATTCTGGGTTTGCGTGACCAACAATGGCGAAATTATTCTCGTGTTAATGTAACTGTGATATTCGTGTGGGTTTGACGCAGCAACATGTTTCATTAGGGCCTCGCAGTTATCATCTATCTTGTCCAGCAACTCGCTGCGCGTTTGGCTACGTTCGTTGTGTAGTGTGTCTGGCACTTTAAGGCGGGAATTCAGGGTTTCAGGGCGGTGGAGTGAATTAGCAATCTTCTTCAGGATTTCCAAGGTCTGTGACCTAGTCTTAAACCGGTTTGAAATCCGGAGCAGTTGCTGCGCAGCCGTCGTCTCaagcgcgggcggcgccATCGCATGCGTCCATTCCTTTTCGGTGGCGAACCCAACTTTGTACGTGCTGTAGAATCCGTTAACGGTCCCAGCCTCCCGCCCTGGCTCCGCCTCATCTCCTGCATGGTTCGATTCATACGATTGCCAGGTCACTTCGATGATGTCATTCAGCAAGCGCAGCATCACCAGCAACGAATGTAGCACGTCCTCCGTGTAAGACTCCATCACACTCAGCGTCGCCACTGCTGAGCTGATGCCACTCGTCGAGCCGCTTTCGGGGCGGTTTTTCTCCGCAATTCGCTCGACAACCTCCAATAGTGGGTCCACCACCAGCTGCAAGCCCTGTGTCACTCCTGCAttcagcagcgccaggCGTGCATTCGAGAAAATGGGATGGCGCTCAACCTCTGAGTACACAAAGTCGTTGAGCTCCGTTGGAAGCAACTGCTCGAGCCGGTTAAAAATACGACAGATAAGATTCTTCACCATTCTGTTCCGGGCGCTGGATAACACGCACACCTAGGCCAAAAGACGTGACAATGACTTCAATAAAACTGTTTGTCCGTTAATTAACTACACTATGCGCTTCTCTAAAGGTCTCTATGATGCTTTGGTGCTCCTCCTGGGGTTGCCTACTCAAAACTTGCTTCTCTGGATATAAGCCCTCTATTGATTAGTAGAATACGGGCGCCCGCACTCAGCAAACAGAGATGTCATCGTTTCTTTTTATGATACAattgtcacgtgataaaTAATGGCGGGGTAGCTGACGAATACTATCGTTACAAGAGCACAGCGGGCTATATACGAGGGCTAGAGAGTGCTGGGAGGGTTATGGAGAAGTTGTTCATGGCAGGGCCATCGGCCAACTGGTGCTTCCGGGTGTATTTCAGAGGGTATGGTGCTGGCATGCCTGTCCGAGAAGCAAATAGAAAGTAGATGAGCTTCTTGGCCGAGCGCTGATACAAGCAATTGTATCCGAGTGCAGTCATCATGTTGCAGAAGTACTCCGAATTCATGTAGCGGGAATTCTCCATACAgggcagcggcagcacaATGAAGAGCAGCGGCCGGGGCCCTCGCAGAAAGGAGCGGAAGCGCAGGAGCATCTCGCCACGCGCCAACGGCGTGGGCACAAAATTGAGCACCAGGGAGCAGGAGATGAGGTCAAAGGCATCGGCGTCGGCCTGTGGCAGGGGGCGGAGCATGAAGTCCTGCTCCTCAATGGCAGTCGAGTCGTTCGAGTGAAGATCGATGCGGACCACCGTGCGGAGGAGGCCGCAGGTGGATATGCAGTTTGCGGCGCTGAGCGCGCCGATTTCGAGAGCTCGCGCGTCCGCTGGCGTGCCCGCTTCGCGCAGCCACGGAACCAGCTGACGCGAGGTGTCTCCCCCGCGGCTGGCCGTTTGCCCGACAGTGCTCGCCGCCTGGTAGTTCTGTAGCCCACGCGGCCCGTTAATCTCGGCCATTACGTAGCCGAGCATCTGCACGAGCAGCGGCGACTCGCGCATCTTCTGTATTTtgagcagctcgcgctcgaCCTTCTCGTCTGGGTGCGCCATGTCCGCGCCCAGCCGGTACTGTTCCTGCAGTCCAGCGTCTGTCACGTACCGTGCTATTTGCCGCTCGTTCAGCACTTCGTCATTCTCAGCCACCGGTATTCCCAGGAGCTTGCATATTGCCCGCCGTTTCTGTAGGAGAACGTGGTAGCGCCGGATGACCTTACGTGCTTTGGATGGTTTGATTGCCGGCGTATGTTTGACGGCGCTCTTGCCCGTAATGCTTCTTCGCTTCCTGGCCAGCATGTATGAAAGTTAAACCGCAGTTACTACTGGTACTAGATATGCCCTCGGAATGCCACCCGATGACCTGCTGGTGTACCTTGCTTTTGTCATCACGATGCTTCGAGCTGAATCGTTGAAGAATTTTCGAGTGAAAATTACGATGAGATGAGATGCGTTTCCTGGTGAGAGTAAGGCGACAAAGACGACCTGCAAGAATAGCTCTGTCAAGGACTATCGCTAGATCACCATGTCACCAACTAACAATGGTCGAAACAAGAAGCTAGGTCCCAGGCGTAAGGTGCCGGGTCGCGTGTCAAAATCCAAAAGTCGTGCCAAAGTGCAGGCTGGAGACGCAAAGCGAGTGCTCGATGCAAACGCCCTGAAGTGGGAAAAGGTCGATGTACCAGATACGTTGGGCGATTTTGGGGGGTTTTACGGACTAGAAGAGATCGACGGCGTCGACGTGGAGGTCGTCGATGGAAAAGTGCAGTTTGTTGCCCGGGATGAGAGCCGTCTCAAGAGTCCTGCGGACGCTGTAGATGGCACAGATATGGTTGAGGTCGATGAGGATGCAGGGATGGAAGATGTCACGGAGTTCCGAAACTTGGATGATGTTGCGGAGGGCGAATTGAGCGCACTATCTGACGAGGGCTCGGCGTCGGAGGACGATGGTTCTGACTCTAGTGGGAGCTCTGATATGGATGAGGACGACGATCAGGAGCTTCAATCAGAAATATTCAATAAGGACATTGGCCTAGATGAAGCGGAAGCCCCAGAGCTTCCTTCGTGGACCAACACCATGAAGCTCTCTGCAACCGTGCTGCAAGGTTTGTCAAGGCTCGGTTTCAGCAATCCGACCGAAATCCAGCTGCAGTCTATACCAAAAGCGCTTGACGGCCATGATATTATGGGCAAGGCCAGCACAGGGTCCGGTAAAACTCTGGCATACGGTATCCCAATTCTAGAGGGCATTATACGTGATGACACAGACTCCCGCCCCATCGGCCTAATCTTCACTCCGACTAGAGAACTGGCACACCAGGTCACCGACCACCTGAGGGAAGTCGGCGCGTTATTGGTAAAGCGCAATCCTTATTCGATTATGTGTCTCACAGGAGGGCTTTCTATTCAGAAACAGGAGCGTCTCTTGAAATATAAGGGCTCCGCTCGGGTAGTCGTGGCTACGCCCGGTCGATTCCTGGAGCTACTCGAGAAAGATCAGACGTTGATAGACCGGTTTGCAAAGGTTGACACTTTGGTCTTGGATGAGGCAGACCGTCTACTACAAGACGGTCATTTCGAGGAGTTTGAACGTATCCTGAAGCACTTGAGTCGGGCGCGTAAGTTTACTAACGGAAAGAAACATGGTTGGAAAACCATGATCTACTCTGCTACATTCTCGCTTGATTACTTCAACAAGCTGTCGAACACTTCCTggaagaagatgaagaaAGCCCCATCAGAAAATGAGATGGAGGAAGTACTAAAGCATCTCATGACTAAGATCCCCTTCAGAGGGAAGCCATTGATTATAGACACAAACCCAGAGCAGAAGGTTGCATCGCAGATTAAAGAATCGCTGATAGAATGTCTGCCTACAGAGCGTGATTTATATGTCTACTACTTTGTGACATTATATCCTGGCACCACCCTTGTATTCTGTAACGCCATTGACTCTGTGAAGAAGCTAAATGCGTACTTGCATAACCTAAAGATTAGTGCATTCCAGATCCATTCATCCATGCTTCAAAAGAACAGACTAAAGAGTCTGGAAAAGTTCCAGGAACAAGCAAAGAAGAACCAGGCACTAAATAAACCGACTGTTTTAATTGCGAGTGACGTTGCCGCAAGAGGGTTGGATATCCCTGGTATTCAGCATGTTATCCACTACCATTTGCCGCGTTCTGCAGATGTCTACATCCATAGGTCTGGTCGGACAGCTCGGGCTGAAAACGAAGGTGTCGCAGTAACCATATGTTCCCCACAGGAGGCGATGGGACCGCTAAGGAAACTGCGCAGAGTCCTAGCTGGCAAGGCGGGGTCGAAGGGGAAACGGTGGCAGAATGAGATTGCCCTACTGCCAGTAGAACCGGACATTGTATCACAGCTTCGTGAGCGCAGTCGTCTGGCCAGCGCCCTGGCAGACAGTGAGATAGCTACTAGCTCGTTGAGTAAGGATGACAACTGGCTGAAGAAGGCTGCTGATGACCTGGGCATTGATGTTGACTCCGATGACGAAACCAAGGATACCTTCCTCGCTAAGAACAAGACTAAGAAATTAAACAAACAACTAGACAAATCAACTTCGAAGTCATACAAGATGGAATTGAACGCGTTACTAAATACACCAATTAGGAAAGACGCCAGGAAAAGCTACCTGACTGGCGGTCTCAGCAACCTTGCCGATGATCTGACCAAAAAGAAGGGACATAGCAGTATCATTGGTCATGATAAGGTCGATGCATTGACCCTGCTTAAAAGTAAGTCAAAGAGAGCTAAGCGCTGAACGCCGTCTTTCGCTTTAGCAGTCGATAGTGTTTTATTTCTGTGTATGTCTGTCTATACCGTGTACTTAATTGATACTCTTCCAGTTGTATACGTCGGAGTTAGCAATTAAATGAGATCGGACAACAAAGTTATGATTATGGCAATGATGCTTGTCTGGGCCCTCTAAATGAAATCGTAGTCAGAACCCTCGTCATCATCGTAATACTCATCTTCAGAGTCGTCGGCCAACTGGTCGAAGTTGACCTTGTAGCGCAATATACCGCCGATACCACCGAAACCAGTAACGAACTGCGCACCCTCCGATGACTTGTCCGATATGAACTCCAAGTTGGCACCAAACTCCTTGTAATGCTCTGCCAGCCACTCAATTAACAACTGTTCCTCCTTTACCTCCATCTCTGTCCCTGTAGCCTTGTCAATCGCGTAGGACTTGTCCTCCTGCGTCGGAGTGGCAAACTTGATCACTTCCTCGTCTTCAGAAGTCTTAAACACGTACCGAACAATCTCTAGATTTTCAAACACAATCAATTTCTCCACCGCACCCAAATCTAGCGCTTTCAGAGTATCGTCAACACCGTAGCAGAATTTGCCCGAATCCTGGGAAATTTCATCAAAGTACTCGGTGAGCAACTTCTTCTCCTGAATGAACTTAACGTTGGCCAGCGCCTCGGCGGACAGCTCAATAGCCTGGTTGAAACCATTTTCACTACCGTACGATACATCTACAATCTTCACAATCTTGGCTGCCAACCTCAGGTCAAACAGTTCAGACTTGGCCAAGTCCGTCTTGAAGTCCGCAGAACCAGCCAAAATTAGCCCCTTAACATTAACTTTGTCGTTTGTGATGAAGTTCTGCACTGCCACCTCAGCGACCTTGCGCACATAGTTGTGTCTCTTCTCCTCTCTCAAACGGGCGAAACGCACCGCGGATTGACCACCTCTACCGTGCTTCTTCGGCAAGTCCACAGTGAACTTTTGTAGAACAGTCCGGGTGTTACCGGACAACATACCGAAAAGACACCCCTGACCATCCATCACAATGAACCCGAACTTCTCGTCAgcctccagcagctccgaGAGCACCTCCGTCCGGAACTTATTGTCACACTTGTATAGCTTAGTGTTGATGGGCTTGTACGGCTCGATATCAAATGTAACCTTCTTGACCTTGCCTTCTTCCGTGATCACATCACCACAGTACAACACCAGCCCGTTGGGTGGAATTTGGTTGTAAAGTTTTAGCTTCTGCTGTGTCGACGTAATGGCAGACAGCACCGACAAACGGTTCACGCGAGACTTGATGTTCGACGCGGTACCGTATTCATCCGTCAGCTTCTTCTGAGTCTGTGAAATCTGGCCACCTGGAGGAATTACTAGCGATATCATCGACGTCCCGTTACCTCTAGCCTTCTCCAACGACTTCACCAGCTTCTTCATCTTCCAAATTTTGATGTTCTTTTCAGCTTCACCACTATCCATCTTGTTTCGCGTGTATCTAGACTATTTGGACCTTCTAATACCACAGTGGGCGATTGTACTCAAACAACAAATTCAATGTCAAAGAGCAAAGGCCAGATGTAGATGAGATAACATCCTAGAGGGAATTAGGTCCTTAAATTTCAAAAATTTTTCACTTTCTAAAACCTGATGATTTCTGTTATCTGCCTTCAACTGGTCCCGGGCGCTGACGACAATAAAGGCAGCGCAAGGTTGCTTCACTGCGCATTGAGAGCACAAATCTAGCCGCCATGGCCTAAGCGGTTACTGCAGGATACGCGTCTTATTAGGGACATATTATCTACATATATCAGCGACTTGGCGCCGGAACGGTAGAACGCGCACGATTTGTAAAGCTAGCTAGGTGGAATTAGACAACTTCGATGTCACTATCACTCAAGAGGTCGTACTCCTCGTCGGAGGGCATAACTGGGGAATTAGACTGGCGAAATGGAGCATTGACCACGGGGGCAGGGACCGACGCTGATGACTGATTTGTATACATAGCGTTGAACGCGGCAGACGAAGCAGGTGTGCCACCGGGGCACGCCAAGAGGATATCTGCGGGCATCGAGCTGGCTTTCCCTGAGTAGAGAGCGGTGCCCGCTGGGGACACAAGCGATAGCGAATAGGGGTCACCGTCGGAGGTCTGGTGTGGATAGCAAATATTGAGCTGTTTCGAGCTGCCAGGGGGGAGTTCGTGGGGACCTATAGACATGGTGCGTGTGTGCGAGCTACCGCCGACGGGGTGGTGGCTAAACACAAgcgaggacgacgagggAATTGCGTCCGTGGTGTAGTTGCGGAGACGGAAGGTCAACGCGAAGTCGACGCGACTGACGGTGACAGATATGCCGAATTCATCCTCCGTTGCCTTGGGCGGAAGGGATGAAAGCTTGCGCTCGAGCTCCTcggcgctggcgccgaagcGCGGCACGAGGCTCTCGTACGCCGCACACTGTGAGGCGATGCGCTCGAGATCTTTGACGTCGTGGACCTGCGAGAACAAGGTGGCCGCCGCCACACTAATGTCCGGGGCAAATATGCAGACAGAAGCCAGCGGCGCCCTGATTAGGCTTGGCAGCTCGCCGGGGCTGGGCTCGCCGACAAATAGACTGGCAGGAGACGTGTCCTGGCACGAGATACCATGCGCGTTTACATGCTCGACGATGGCGACGCCCTTGTGGAAGCAGTCCA encodes the following:
- the BMT2 gene encoding 25S rRNA (adenine2142-N1)-methyltransferase (Syntenic homolog of Saccharomyces cerevisiae YBR141C); the protein is MLARKRRSITGKSAVKHTPAIKPSKARKVIRRYHVLLQKRRAICKLLGIPVAENDEVLNERQIARYVTDAGLQEQYRLGADMAHPDEKVERELLKIQKMRESPLLVQMLGYVMAEINGPRGLQNYQAASTVGQTASRGGDTSRQLVPWLREAGTPADARALEIGALSAANCISTCGLLRTVVRIDLHSNDSTAIEEQDFMLRPLPQADADAFDLISCSLVLNFVPTPLARGEMLLRFRSFLRGPRPLLFIVLPLPCMENSRYMNSEYFCNMMTALGYNCLYQRSAKKLIYFLFASRTGMPAPYPLKYTRKHQLADGPAMNNFSITLPALSSPRI
- the MAK5 gene encoding ATP-dependent RNA helicase (Syntenic homolog of Saccharomyces cerevisiae YBR142W (MAK5)): MSPTNNGRNKKLGPRRKVPGRVSKSKSRAKVQAGDAKRVLDANALKWEKVDVPDTLGDFGGFYGLEEIDGVDVEVVDGKVQFVARDESRLKSPADAVDGTDMVEVDEDAGMEDVTEFRNLDDVAEGELSALSDEGSASEDDGSDSSGSSDMDEDDDQELQSEIFNKDIGLDEAEAPELPSWTNTMKLSATVLQGLSRLGFSNPTEIQLQSIPKALDGHDIMGKASTGSGKTLAYGIPILEGIIRDDTDSRPIGLIFTPTRELAHQVTDHLREVGALLVKRNPYSIMCLTGGLSIQKQERLLKYKGSARVVVATPGRFLELLEKDQTLIDRFAKVDTLVLDEADRLLQDGHFEEFERILKHLSRARKFTNGKKHGWKTMIYSATFSLDYFNKLSNTSWKKMKKAPSENEMEEVLKHLMTKIPFRGKPLIIDTNPEQKVASQIKESLIECLPTERDLYVYYFVTLYPGTTLVFCNAIDSVKKLNAYLHNLKISAFQIHSSMLQKNRLKSLEKFQEQAKKNQALNKPTVLIASDVAARGLDIPGIQHVIHYHLPRSADVYIHRSGRTARAENEGVAVTICSPQEAMGPLRKLRRVLAGKAGSKGKRWQNEIALLPVEPDIVSQLRERSRLASALADSEIATSSLSKDDNWLKKAADDLGIDVDSDDETKDTFLAKNKTKKLNKQLDKSTSKSYKMELNALLNTPIRKDARKSYLTGGLSNLADDLTKKKGHSSIIGHDKVDALTLLKSKSKRAKR
- the SUP45 gene encoding translation termination factor eRF1 (Syntenic homolog of Saccharomyces cerevisiae YBR143C (SUP45)) — protein: MDSGEAEKNIKIWKMKKLVKSLEKARGNGTSMISLVIPPGGQISQTQKKLTDEYGTASNIKSRVNRLSVLSAITSTQQKLKLYNQIPPNGLVLYCGDVITEEGKVKKVTFDIEPYKPINTKLYKCDNKFRTEVLSELLEADEKFGFIVMDGQGCLFGMLSGNTRTVLQKFTVDLPKKHGRGGQSAVRFARLREEKRHNYVRKVAEVAVQNFITNDKVNVKGLILAGSADFKTDLAKSELFDLRLAAKIVKIVDVSYGSENGFNQAIELSAEALANVKFIQEKKLLTEYFDEISQDSGKFCYGVDDTLKALDLGAVEKLIVFENLEIVRYVFKTSEDEEVIKFATPTQEDKSYAIDKATGTEMEVKEEQLLIEWLAEHYKEFGANLEFISDKSSEGAQFVTGFGGIGGILRYKVNFDQLADDSEDEYYDDDEGSDYDFI